The Episyrphus balteatus chromosome 4, idEpiBalt1.1, whole genome shotgun sequence genome includes a window with the following:
- the LOC129919636 gene encoding transmembrane protein 222, with translation MLNRTSTVSSHPSAKRKMSTPTSDSSPPPEFSTINFAADRYPYCIVWTPIPVLTWFFPFIGHMGIAMSNGVIRDFAGSYFVSEDNMAFGRPTRYLPLSLDNVVGGQYEWDEAVSKASVLYGTRMHNLFCDNCHSHVATALIGMRYKNRTNWNMIILSFWVFFRAKFVGIMGFVKTFLPFLIVVSLCVILSVYL, from the coding sequence atgttAAATCGAACCAGTACCGTGTCGTCGCATCCAAGTGCTAAAAGGAAGATGTCAACACCAACAAGCGACTCATCTCCGCCACCAGAATTTTCCACCATCAATTTTGCTGCCGATAGATATCCCTATTGCATTGTTTGGACACCAATTCCCGTATTGACATGGTTCTTCCCATTCATCGGACACATGGGCATTGCCATGTCCAATGGAGTTATTCGTGATTTTGCTGGCTCGTATTTTGTATCCGAAGACAATATGGCCTTCGGTCGACCAACTCGTTATTTACCATTAAGTTTAGACAATGTTGTTGGAGGGCAATACGAATGGGATGAAGCTGTATCTAAAGCTTCAGTTTTGTACGGAACTCGAATGCATAATCTATTTTGTGACAATTGCCATTCACATGTTGCTACAGCTTTAATTGGAATGCGATACAAAAATCGTACCAATTGGAACATGATTATTTTGTCGTTTTGGGTATTCTTCAGGGCAAAGTTTGTGGGAATCATGGGATTCGTTAAGACATTCCTTCCTTTTCTAATTGTTGTATCTCTTTGTGTTATTCTATCTGTTTATTTGTAg
- the LOC129919637 gene encoding RNA polymerase II transcriptional coactivator: MPKAKKTESTSDSDSGPDDKAPPPPAKKSKGEPAAAKPDAGEGKNFWTLEKLRRVSISEFRGRKSIDIREFYHKDGKTLPGKKGIALSLAQWQKLLEVAELVTKAAKEE; the protein is encoded by the exons atgcCAAAAGCAAAGAAAACTGAAAGCACCTCAGACAGTGATTCTGGTCCAGATgat AAAGCACCACCACCACCAGCAAAGAAATCAAAAGGCGAACCAGCCGCCGCCAAACCAGATGCCGGTGAAGGCAAAAATTTCTGGACCCTCGAGAAACTGCGAAGAGTGAGCATCAGTGAATTCCGTGGCCGCAAGTCAATCGATATTCGTGAATTCTACCACAAAGATGGTAAAACATTGCCCGGCAAAAAAGGTATCGCCTTATCACTCGCTCAGTGGCAAAAGTTGTTGGAAGTTGCTGAACTGGTTACTAAAGCTGCCAAGGAGGAGTAA